Within Peromyscus leucopus breed LL Stock chromosome 7, UCI_PerLeu_2.1, whole genome shotgun sequence, the genomic segment ttcatatttagaaaaaaattacagtaagATAGCCTCTAAGTGGCTACTGAGCACTTCAAGTGTAGCTAGGTTGATTGGATATGCACCATAAGTTGAAATACACTATGTGTTTCAAGATTTGTCCTAACAAGCTCCCAAGTGATGCAGATGTTGATGGACAATGGACCATTTTGAGGAGAAAGGACATAAACCTAAAATTTCCATGGacattaggaaaaataaaaaagagaactgATTTGAACAGAAGTCAGAAATATATAGGACactagaacaaaagaagaaacaggaaatatGAGAGACATTTTCCTTTGATCAAAAGGCCGGTAAGACTAGGGGCTTGTGTGGGAGGATTAGATATGTACTGAGaatggttagtgtgtgtgtgacccTCAGGGCAGATTAAAGACTGGTATGGAAACATCCATgagattaaaggaaaaataaaacatgagaatACGAATCCTGTTGAACACcccctttctttgtctttctgtacaGTCATTATGACTAGTCTGCATATGTATACCCTAACTGGTAAGGGGTAATGGGACAGGAAGACACCTAGGTATTTCTGTAACAGGCCAAGGGCAACTGGGTACCCCCATTTGCTCATGATACAAAAGATTTGTGCTTTGTAGAGTTGATCCCCCTAAGAAAATACCTGTTGAATGTCATTAAGCTCCCTTTCTTCAGAAAGAGAGAAGGTTCTGGGAAATAAGGATTTCCTGCATCTTTGGAAGTTCAGGTAGCCAAATAGTATCTTGTCCTTAATGTTAATAACTGATTGGAAACCAAAATGAAACAGCTTCTTGAAGAGTCATGGAGGGAGACAGATCCAGAACCGAAGAGGTTGAGAAAATGATAGCTACAAGCCTGGGAAGGACTCCATATGTGAAAGTTCAGACAGAGCTCTGTGGTCAGCAGGACACCAAGGAAAAAGTAGTCAGACCTCAGAGACAAGGCCTTGTTCAACCTGAGGGCAGGCTACTTCAAGATTACCATCTTGGCTCTTCACCAGAGAATGAGAATAGAGAAGGAGTGCTGTTCGGAAGCCTCCAGGAAGAGATACAGATCTCCAGGTTGCTGATGTTCCCATAGTGGAAGCAGTAGTGGTGAAGTCTGAGCCCAGACAGTAGCTGAGATCAAGAAGCCTGGAACTCCTTTGAGAGGTCAGCATTCTCCCATCATCTGTAAGTGTGAGGAGAACAGACTTTCAAGCAGGAAAACCATTTAAAGTCCACTTGAAAATACTGCTAACCCACGAGAACTTGTTTCCCAAGTCACACTATTgctatacaaaaagaaaaaaaaagtgttcaagtGGCCTATCATTAAACACttggaaatattttattctatataGTCCTTTAGGAGAACTGAGGAATTGTCTCTGTAACTCATCAGATGTTTCTAGTAAATGATCCTTGAGTATTCATTTCATGCAATACCTCTTAATACTTTCACTTAGTCAGTATTCTCTTATCAATGCTGGAAAATCTAGAATGCAAAAAAATAGTTGATAGTAATGACAACTGCTGTGTTGGTAAAGCAGAGTGAGCCACAGTCACACagtcttttgagaaatgtcttggTTCCATCCTCTTAGTTATGAACTTCTGCTGATTTGCTTCAGGAGAATGCCTTCACAATCCTTAGCATGACTCCTGTCCTAGATTCTAGGGTGGAATGTTTGATCCTTTGCCCAGAGAATTTGAGGCCCTGGAGGTGAAGTGTATTGGTGGTTCATAAAACCGATGGTAGTAGGTGCTTACTGACTTCCCAATGTATATGCTGACCCTTTGAATTTTACAACAGTCTTTGTTTTTCACAGCTAGAAACACCTGGGCTCTGGAGGACTTGAGAACAACAAGGATTCGCTCTTATTTGACATTTCCTCCCCGACTCATCTTTACAAATTTCTCAGAGGAGAATGAGCTTAAGAAATCACTCCACGGTGACTGAGTTTCTGCTGTTGGGGTTAACTGAGGAGCCAGCTCTTCAGCTgcccctcttctgtctcttcttggTGATTTACATCGTCACTACGGTGGGAAACCTTGGCATGATGGCGCTCATCAAGCTGAACTCTCAACTGCATACCCCCATGTACTATTTCCTCAGTAGTTTGTCCTTTTTAGATTTCTGCTACTCATCTGTTATTACTCCCAAAATGCTGGTGGGGTTTCTAAGCAGGGATAAAGCTATCTCTTATTCCGATTGTATGGCTCAgctcttctttttctgtatttttgtcatttctgaaTGCTACATGTTGGCCGCCATGGCCTACGATcgttatgtggccatctgcagTCCGTTGCTCTATGCTGTCATCATGTCCCCTCGGGTCTGTTCTTTACTGGTGGCCACTGTCTTTTCAGTGGGCTTCACTGACGCTGTGATTCATGGGGGCTGTATATTAAGGTTATCTTTCTGCAAATCCAACATCATTAAACATTATTTCTGTGACATCGTACCTCTTATTCAACTCTCCTGTTCCAGCACTTATATTGATGAGCTTTTGATTTTTATCATTGGTGGATTTAATATGGTAGCCACCAGCCTGACAATAATCATATCTTATGGGTTTATTCTGGCCAGCATCCTCCGCATCCACTCGAAAGAGGGCAAATCCAAAGCCTTTAACACCTGCAGCTCCCACCTGACagctgttcttatattttatggGTCGCTCATGTCCATGTATCTGAAACCTGCTTCGAATGGTTCACTCATCCATGAGAAAGTGACCTCAGTGTTTTATACTACAGTGATTCCCATGCTAAATCCACTGATATACAGTCTGAGAAACAAGGAAGTAAAAAATGCATTGGTGAAGCTTGTAAGAAGAAAAACATCTTCATAATAAATGTGCTTTATACTGAGATGTATTTATGTATTCCTAATCATGTCTATACTCTGATCCCTAAAAGCAATCTGAGCTGAGCTGAGGTTAGCTACGTAACTGTATTACAAATATTCAGATTActgaattacacacacatatgattaaCATGGTATAATATAGTAGATATGAAAGCAAGCAgtagcatatattttaaatttaaagtttcATATCATTACcagaattaaacattttattttttaacccttGTTTTCCTAAATCTAgtccaaagaggaagaaaaaacacAGTGCACTGcatagtcattaaaaacaaaacaaaaccaatgtgTGATGGAATTCACCACAAAACATTTTATAACAAATGTGGaggatgttttcctgtgtgtttacTGTAAGGGGCTCATTAAAATCCAACACTCAATGTAAGTGTAGTTCTAGGATGAAAGTTAAGCAAATAATCAAGCGAATATGAACTCATTGAGAATACATGGCATCTGATCATCCGAGCAGAAGACATAGCATATCGAGATTAGGAAATATTTAAATCTAATAAAAACGTCATACTTTTTCCTCATCTTGAACAGTGTGTATGCAGtattttacttctttctgtttGGTTTCTCTGAGAGGACGTTTTTTTTCTCTATGCCATAAATTAGGCATCTTTAATTTTCAGTTCATAGTATGTTCTGAATGAAAAGTTACATTAAACAGTTTCAAGAATGAGCTTGTCAGTGTGAAAAGTAAAATGAGACACACTGAATATAAACAGAGCTCATCTGAGCCCAAACAAGGTTGGATCAGAATAAGTGCACCGAAAAGGCATCCTGCAtgtctggggaaaaaacaaacaaaacaaacaaaagacttcaAAAGGGTTGCTGCAAAGCAGTGGATGTAATTgtggtggctgtgggtttctgtgaaGAACAGCACCAGATCTGGACTGGAGGTCATTCAATGATGTTCTGCATTCCAGGTAAGAATTGAGATAAGCTAAAGAAGGCATTCTCCAAGTTATTTATTAATTCAACGGCGTCAGTATGTCTGCAAGGAACTGATCTTAAAGGTTAAAATTAACCAGATCACAAGAGTTTGAAATCCAGGTGCACATGATTGCCGCCTGAAAAACCACATCTGTCAGGTCCATTTGGGGTTTGTAGATCCCTCGTCCCCCGTGTCTTTAAACTCATGATCAGGCAAGAGAGCCCACTGCATGGAGGGTGTGATGTATTTATTACAtcaattcatttattcagtttgTGCTGAATAAAAGACTGAACACACCAGACATAAAGTATTGGAATAGTATGGGATATATGATAGACAGGATCTTATTTTGATGGATGACATTAATAGCTAAAATGTCAGCAATTAAACGAGCAAACGTTTTACTTACAGGCATAGACATGAATTTAGAAAAAACTGACTTAGATGATTTTCAGTTGCCTAAGGATTTTAATCAGTACAACTGTGTAAATAAAGACATTTGGGATGAAGTGATAGTAGATGGAAAGGTATATTTATGCATGCTCATCTGAGGGGCTGTTTGGATAAGTAAAACATGTTGCTGGTCAGCATAGAAATGTACAGAACACTTTCTAGGCTACTGAAATTATTTAAATCAGATTTAAATTAGGGATGGAAACATGAGTGGATTGAAACTTCTTATTGAATCAAGATTTATCATTGAATAGAAAATACTGTGTCCAACAGTGGTATCATTTTGTACAATTAGAATAaatttgtaaataagaaaaatataaaccacAAGCGCTAGTTGAGTcttatttaaataaaagcaaaattagatGAGAGGCTGAAATAAGTGTGGAGTTTATACATGTGTGATTTTCCCTTGGGGCTGAAATAAATATGAACATGGTAGAGTTAGTTATCTAATTGTTCTGAGGAAACACACTTTAGGGAAGTAGATATTATAATGGTAGGGTTTTACCTCtcttaaaggaaaaattagttttctccaatggaatctcaCTGAATATCAAATCACACCTAaggacaggccccatgcccagcagtagacagccaacacaaaatgaactgtggtatttttggaggtttttttttttttttcataatgctttgtctgggcatttttcTAGCTTACAGGTCTTTTGTTTACATATTATGTTTCCTGATTTTGCCTTTTTTataggatttctgtgtgtgcaaatgtgtgtgtctctgtgtttgtatttttttcctttggctctattattttttaaacagtttgtttctttgtatgttttgtcctattctgatttttattttcttattactttttagatgcctgtttgttttctaatgaaagagagagaaagagggtggatttgggtgggtgaggaggtggggagtgtctggaaggagttgggagaggggaaatcaCGAtttgtattatatgaaaaaatattttcaattaaaaatgttagGGTTATAGTTGTGGGATTAGGAATACCCAGGAAAGTAAATGAGAGGGTTTGCTGAATGTTAGACTGTCCGACAGACCAGATAAGAGGAAAGACAGTGCTCTGGAAGACAAAGAAAGCTGATTTTGGCAGGTTTCCAGGCTCCAAACAGGCAGGCTTCCAGGTTCGGAACAGCTCTCTCCCCAGAGGAACACATTCGAGACATTGCCAACTTTCGCATGTTCTAATTCACTTACCTGCAACAGAGTAAATGGTAAGGATGGTCTCCACCTAAAAGGTCTCCACCTATTCCAGGAAATAGACACAGAAGACCACCACATAGGCTAACAACTAACCATGATGGAATTAGGTCTCCACCTATTCCAGGGAATAGACACAGAAGACCACCACATAGGCTAACAACTAACTATGAGGAACCAAGGAAAACTACAGCTGCACCTTGGTTGCTGTGTCTGTCAAAAAAGCCCGTTTGTGGTTAAACATCCTTGAAGCTGCAGTTAGATTGTTCCGGAAGCTAAAACACTGGAGCATCTCCTACCCTGATATGTGCACTAATGAAGGGCTTTCAACCTCAAGAATCCGacgttttgtttttgacacagtttCCTGTAAccaatctttctctgtcctgcctgccagctaccaagtggagacttcttattaattttgagtgcttggccttagcttaggcttgttcccaactagttcttataacttaaattaacccatatttttaaatctacattcttttatgtggcttagTTACTTTTACTCTGTTCTGCCCATCCtgattcctctctgtctgtctggtgactctgcctttcttcttcccagagaccTCTCTATCTCCacaagtcccgcctaacctctttctgcctagctattggccattcagctctttattaaatcaattatagtggcacatctttacacagtgtaaaccAATATTCTGCAACAGTTTCCCTTTTGTGGAgatcatgaaaacaaaacaaaacaaaacaaaacactatgaaACTAATGTCTGGCCCACCATGATTGAGACATGAACTGTGTCAACTCACCTTCCGAATGCTCCACCCTCCTCATGAATATTCATCAAGTCCCACAACACAGAATCCACTAAGCGCTCCCTGCCTTGGGGCAGACACTCCTTTAACTCCTTGCACTGCTGGCTTTGCTCAGTTTACCCACGAGGCTGTGCTTCCAGCCTTGGGGCAGCTCCCTTCAGTCTCTGGAGCTCCAGCTTAGTTTACCCACAATGCTGTGCTTCCTGAGTCCACTCCATCTTGGGAGAGCTTACTTTCCTTAGCATTCATTGCTTGTGCTGCTTTGCCAAACAAATGTGAGTTCGAATCATCTCTGTCTTGACTGAAGTCATCCTTTAAGAAGACAAGAATTGAAGGACCCCGTAATGATACCACATAATCCTCACGATTATGACGGACAAAGTATCCAATTATTTATAGAAAGCTAAGTTTTCttttagtcattttaaaaaattctttgagaACTGTGTCCAGTGTATTTTGATCGCATTCACCTCTCTTCTACCTCCTTCCAGATCCACCTCCTtctctacctacccaactttgttttcttttcttttataacccaTCAATTACAGTTGTGCTGGTCTTATACTCTTGCATGTGTGGACTTCCACTGGAGTGTAGTCAACCTACCTGGGGTGACACCCTGAAAGAAAACTggttctccctctcccagtagataacaattgtcaatagctccttAGCTCTGGGTTATAACTATCTccagctctttctctctgtcacaaTGGGATGAaaacaaagatgtgtgtgtgtgtgtgtgtgtgtgtgtgtatgtatatgtatatatatatacatatatctttgtttttatatgtatacatacatatacatgtatacacacatttatatatacatacacaacatatatacatatataaacatgctAGCAGTTTGAGCTTTTAACAGGAGAAAAAATAGGTTTACACATTAGCACAGGTATCTCTGAATATATCAGTATATGTGTGCAGCCACCTGTcattatctgtcatctatcatctatctatctatctatctatctatctatctatctatctatctatctctattatctatctaatctatcatttatctaatCTATTTATCACCTATTTATCTTTCTGACTGTCTATAATCTACCtagtatttattcttttttggcTCATCTCTCCCCCCCTGCCCTCTCAATAGCTCCCTACTATTACTCATGAGTTGAGATGctcccaagattttttttttaaatccaaacaaATAAGGTGAGACTTGAAGTATCCTGGCTTTCTTCTTGTACACACCTTCCAGATACAATTCTCAGAAGGAAATCCCAGGCACAGAGGAGTAGTTTTGCTGCTTTGAGGAGTTAGATATCAGGGTTTGAGAAAGTGAAGGCTCTTTCAGTATTTGGTCCATGATATCAATGAGGAGAGGAACTGACCAGAGAAAGAGCTACATGCACCAGTGAGCAGGGTTAAGCTAGCTTAAGTTATATAGCATGagcctggagagggagagagcataTGAAACTATGAGAATAGTAACTGCTGTGGAGCTGGAAGATGAAATCTTGCTAGTGCTTGTAGTGACCAGCTAGCTGTGCCAGATCCATCCATCCAGGGAATAGGACAGAGATTATTTTGAGCAATTAGCATAATCAGAAATCAGAAATATTATGACAATAGTACAGCTCAATTTTCTGAGGAGTGAAGCCAGGGTAGacctgtcttttaaaaactggACTTAAAGCTCTTAATGGCTCAACCTCATTAGCAAATAGCTTCCAAACATAACTGAAGTCTAtgccctctccctctccaggaTCATGCTATGTAATTTAAGCTAACCTAGCCTAGAACTGGTGATGCTCCAGTCCAGCCTCCTACATGCTAGAATTACttgtgtgcatcaccatgcttggaccttaaaataaatttaacaccCATTAAAGTAAGACAAGAAAATCTGAATATGAACCAGTGCAATGTTAACAATTCATGAAGGCCATTTCATGCAAGGAGCTGCATATTATGTCTCATAAGCAAGGGAAAATTAATAGGAAATGGACAGAAAAAACAGATGATGGAATTAGGATGGGGGGAACCATGAAATGGCTAGTGTAAAAATGATGTAAGGTTACAAAATAAGCTTGTAGAGGAAGCAATAAAAGCATTATAAATATCCCAAAAGGAGTGACATCAGTTAAACCAGCAAAGAAGGCCCACCCTACTACATGAACATTGAAAAGTTGCCCAAACTGTCAGAATCAACTTTGTTAGAATTTGGTCTGTAGTGGTCAAGTAAATGATGAACCAATAAAGAGGCAGATGTGGCTGTTTTTCAGCAATTAAGTACTTGCCTCACAGGCACTAAACCCTAGGTTAACATGCCAGTACTCCTGGGGCTTCCTGGTAGATGCTGAGTCTTTAGTTTGTGACCACACTGTGGGGCCCTAGTCCTCAGACCTGGAAGAAACAGATtagattttattataaaataattatgtttatgtgACCTAACCTCTGGGGGCCACATGACAGGAGATACGATATTTTCCTCCCCTTTGCCAAAAGTAACAGAAATGTCACCACACAGGGTAGAATATAATTTGAGATTTGCATATGTAGGTTTTTGCCTGACTCAGACAGAttatcctctgacatccacagatGTGGCA encodes:
- the LOC114691279 gene encoding olfactory receptor 8D4, producing the protein MSLRNHSTVTEFLLLGLTEEPALQLPLFCLFLVIYIVTTVGNLGMMALIKLNSQLHTPMYYFLSSLSFLDFCYSSVITPKMLVGFLSRDKAISYSDCMAQLFFFCIFVISECYMLAAMAYDRYVAICSPLLYAVIMSPRVCSLLVATVFSVGFTDAVIHGGCILRLSFCKSNIIKHYFCDIVPLIQLSCSSTYIDELLIFIIGGFNMVATSLTIIISYGFILASILRIHSKEGKSKAFNTCSSHLTAVLIFYGSLMSMYLKPASNGSLIHEKVTSVFYTTVIPMLNPLIYSLRNKEVKNALVKLVRRKTSS